The following coding sequences lie in one Rutidosis leptorrhynchoides isolate AG116_Rl617_1_P2 chromosome 6, CSIRO_AGI_Rlap_v1, whole genome shotgun sequence genomic window:
- the LOC139851705 gene encoding putative E3 ubiquitin-protein ligase RF298, whose translation MASIVASSSSNHVSPVMKEKGSRNKRKFRADPQPQTTIDSSVQNECLTYEFTAEKFENHGHLNSCDMCSFGHENADSIKLALGLSVDENGEYHDVDWSDLTESQLEELLLANLDTMFKSAIKKLVTYGYKEEVVVKAVLMCSFCCGCKDIVSNIVENTLNILKNEQQVDQWRERQFDSLQQMEKYILSELVCVLREVRPFFSTGDAMWCLLITDMNVSQACAMIGDELCSSNDNSGQTQVKKEAPVMASIPCLHNCKSDAPVKADVPDAKPSSSSVLDGFASQKSTQTSNGEEKPVGSKKINGNSKRDYILRQKSVDLEKRYRTYGLKRGSKSGKFGGVMLDKKQKSVSECTGVGLKNASLKIHDRNNNGDSQTRFNSPSLISTETKSCIKPMIPPALSVTETELSLSLPVKRNSLSIPEVPNIRFSAMPYDAKSTGRWTLQDKKDETILKLVPRVDELQYQLQQWTEWANQKVMQAARRLGKDKTELKTLKQEKEEVEKLKKEKKVLEDNTMKKLSEMENALKKASNQVARASGAMCRLEAENANLRFEMEAAKLRAAESAASCQEVAKREKKTLMQLQLWEKQKVVFQEELTAEKRKLSQLQDDLEQAKEQRDKLETNWKHEEKAKQDLINEACKIRIGRQESEVLAKSREDLTRLKADKNLQKYKDDIVKLEKEISLLRLVSDSSKIASLKRGVDGSYANKLTDNNKTQLYYIPEMVTGNGVKRERECVMCLSEEMSVVFLPCAHQVVCTKCNELHEKQGMKECPSCRGIIQRRICVRYARC comes from the exons atggcttCAATTGTTGCAAGTAGTAGTTCAAATCATGTATCACCTGTAATGAAAGAAAAAGGAAGTAGGAATAAACGAAAATTTAGAGCTGATCCTCAACCTCAAACGACAATAGATTCTTCGGTACAGAACGAATGTTTGACTTACGAGTTCACTGCTGAAAAGTTTGAGAATCATGGGCACTTAAACAGTTGTGACATGTGTAGTTTCGGTCACGAAAATGCAGATTCGATTAAGCTTGCTTTGGGACTATCGGTTGATGAAAATGGGGAGTATCATGATGTTGATTGGAGTGATCTTACGGAATCTCAGCTGGAGGAACTTTTGTTAGCTAATTTGGATACAATGTTTAAAAGTGCTATTAAGAAGTTAGTTACTTATGGTTATAAGGAGGAAGTTGTTGTTAAGGCTGTTCTTATGTGTAGTTTTTGTTGTGGTTGTAAAGATATTGTGTCTAATATAGTGGAAAATACTTTGAATATTCTTAAAAACGAGCAACAGGTCGATCAGTGGAGGGAAAGACAGTTTGATAGTTTACAGCAAATGGAGAAGTATATATTGTCGGAACTTGTTTGCGTTCTTCGTGAGGTCAGACCGTTTTTTAGTACTGGGGATGCAATGTGGTGTTTATtgataactgatatgaatgtttctCAAGCTTGTGCAATGATCGGTGATGAATTATGTAGTTCAAATGATAATTCGGGTCAAACCCAAGTGAAAAAAGAAGCACCCGTGATGGCGTCAATACCTTGTTTACATAATTGTAAGTCTGATGCACCAGTAAAAGCAGACGTTCCTGATGCAAAACCGAGTTCTTCGTCTGTTTTGGATGGATTcgcatctcaaaagtcaacccaaACTTCTAATGGTGAAGAAAAGCCTGTCGGGAGTAAAAAGATTAATGGCAATAGTAAAAGAGATTATATATTACGACAGAAATCAGTTGATTTGGAGAAACGGTACCGTACTTATGGATTGAAAAGAGGTTCTAAATCTGGGAAATTTGGTGGTGTAATGTTGGATAAAAAACAAAAGTCTGTGTCCGAATGTACAGGAGTTGGTCTTAAAAATGCTTCCTTGAAGATACACGATCGAAACAATAATGGTGACTCTCAAACTCGTTTTAATTCTCCTTCACTTATTAGTACAGAAACTAAAAGTTGTATTAAACCTATGATCCCGCCAGCATTATCGGTAACTGAAACCGAATTATCTCTTTCACTACCTGTAAAACGAAACAGTCTTTCGATACCTGAAGTTCCTAATATTAGGTTTTCTGCTATGCCCTATGACGCTAAGTCAACTGGGCGGTGGACCCTACAAGATAAAAAAGATGAAACGATTTTAAAGCTTGTACCAAGGGTCGATGAGCTTCAATATCAGCTGCAGCAATGGACAGAATGGGCTAACCAGAAGGTTATGCAAGCTGCACGTAGGCTTGGTAAAGATAAAACAGAGCTTAAAACACTTAAACAAGAGAAAGAAGAAGTAGAGAagttaaagaaagaaaaaaaggtaTTGGAGGACAACACGATGAAGAAATTATCTGAAATGGAGAATGCGTTGAAGAAAGCTAGTAATCAGGTTGCACGAGCTAGCGGTGCTATGTGTAGGTTGGAAGCTGAGAATGCTAATTTGAGGTTTGAAATGGAGGCTGCGAAGTTACGGGCTGCTGAGTCAGCCGCCAGCTGTCAAGAGGTGGCGAAGAGAGAGAAAAAGACGTTGATGCAATTACAGCTGTGGGAGAAGCAGAAAGTAGTGTTTCAGGAGGAGCTAACGGCTGAGAAACGTAAGCTGAGTCAGCTGCAAGATGATCTGGAACAGGCTAAAGAACAAAGAGATAAACTTGAG ACAAATTGGAAACATGAAGAGAAAGCGAAACAGGATTTAATTAATGAAGCATGTAAAATTAGAATTGGAAGGCAAGAAAGTGAAGTTTTGGCTAAATCAAGAGAAGATTTAACCAGACTAAAAGCAGATAAAAACCTTCAAAAATACAAAGATGATATTGTAAAGCTTGAGAAAGAAATCTCTTTATTAAGACTAGTATCCGATTCGTCAAAAATAGCTTCTTTAAAAAGAGGCGTCGATGGAAGCTATGCTAATAAATTAACCGATAATAATAAAACTCAATTATATTATATACCCGAAATGGTTACTGGTAATGGAGTGAAACGTGAACGGGAATGTGTTATGTGTTTATCAGAAGAAATGTCGGTTGTTTTTCTGCCGTGTGCGCATCAAGTGGTTTGTACAAAGTGCAACGAGCTTCATGAAAAGCAAGGAATGAAAGAGTGCCCTTCTTGTAGAGGAATAATTCAACGGCGAATTTGTGTACGATATGCTCGTTGttga
- the LOC139851815 gene encoding protein THYLAKOID ASSEMBLY 8-like, chloroplastic, producing MTTIGGRLRSKLQSSISSFLHREVSKIPVLKPYISSNSYSSTRTLSYNHTARSTEDVCYSQQQSYKYLSPRFYHDGRPRGSLWRGKKLLGKEALFVILGLKRVKNDEEKLDKFIKTHVTRLLKMDMVAVLNELERQEEVDLAVKMFWVIQKQDWYTPDVYLYKDLIISLSKSKKMDEAMKLWESMKKENLFPDSQTYTEVIRGFLKFGSPGDAMNIYEDMKQSPDPPDELPFRILLKGLLPHPLLRNKVKQDFEEIFPDRSIYDPPEEIFGLR from the exons ATGACAACGATTGGGGGTAGACTAAGATCAAAGTTACAATCATCAATATCCTCATTCCTACATCGTGAAGTATCAAAAATACCCGTTTTAAAACCCTACATTTCTTCTAATTCTTATTCATCTACAAGAACATTATCATATAATCACACGGCTCGAAGTACTGAAGACGTCTGTTACTCTCAGCAACAGTCGTATAAATATTTGTCGCCTCGTTTTTACCATGATGGTAGGCCCCGAGGTTCACTTTGGAGGGGAAAAAAATTGCTTGGTAAAGAAGCTCTTTTTGTTATTTTGGGTTTAAAAAGAGTCAAAAACGATGAAGAGAAATTGGACAAGTTTATTAAAACTCATGTCACGAGGCTCTTAAAGATGGATATGGTTGCTGTTCTTAATGAGCTTGAACGCCAAGAAGAAGTGGATTTAGCCGTCAAG ATGTTTTGGGTGATTCAAAAGCAAGACTGGTATACACCGGATGTATATCTATACAAAGACTTGATTATTTCGTTATCGAAATCCAAAAAAATGGATGAGGCAATGAAGCTGTGGGAAAGCATGAAAAAGGAAAATTTGTTCCCTGATTCTCAAACGTACACCGAAGTAATTCGAGGATTTTTGAAGTTTGGGTCACCTGGTGATGCTATGAACATCTACGAAGACATGAAACAGTCACCAGATCCACCAGATGAGTTACCATTCAGAATTTTACTAAAAGGCCTTTTGCCTCATCCTTTATTAAGAAACAAAGTGAAACAAGATTTTGAGGAGATTTTTCCTGACCGGAGTATCTATGACCCACCAGAAGAGATTTTTGGATTGCGTTAA
- the LOC139852020 gene encoding monothiol glutaredoxin-S4-like — protein MDRINKMICERPVVIFSKSSCALSHTIKSLFNDYGVNPTVYELDEIPRGREIEQALYGLWCSTVPVVFIGGELVGGTNEIMSLQLKRVLKSMLIKAGALWV, from the coding sequence ATGGATAGAATTAACAAAATGATTTGTGAAAGGCCAGTAGTGATCTTCAGCAAGAGTTCATGTGCTCTGTCACATACAATAAAGTCTCTGTTTAATGACTATGGTGTGAACCCAACGGTGTATGAGCTTGATGAGATACCAAGAGGCCGAGAAATTGAACAAGCATTGTATGGGCTCTGGTGCAGTACAGTCCCGGTTGTGTTCATTGGTGGTGAATTAGTTGGTGGTACTAATGAAATTATGAGTCTTCAACTCAAAAGAGTTTTGAAGTCAATGCTTATCAAAGCTGGAGCTTTATGGGTTTGA